Sequence from the Dysidea avara chromosome 5, odDysAvar1.4, whole genome shotgun sequence genome:
TAATGGAGCACAGCAGTCATGTTCAGTTTATAACTCCTAAAAACTATAATCAACTTACCCACTAAATGAAAAGGGGCAGACCCCATGCAGGAATGGCTGCTGAATGCTTCAGGGTGATCGTAAACTGTGCAACTTCTGTCTTGATTGCCAAACTTCAGATGTTGCTTAAATGCAAGATCTATATCCAATCTTTATTGGATAATTATTGATCTAAATGCATAAAATTATCTGTTGCTGTAATTATGTGATTGATCAGGATTCAAGTACACGGGCTGTGCTTGCACTGGCTGGCGTACGTACCCGCATGAGTAGTTAATCACTTTAGTTGGGTTAGTAATAACAAAGCTGCATGATGGGACCGAGAGAACCAACCTATACGTATGGTGTATGATGACGCAGTAGTGCTGCATTAGTGTAGATAGCTGAgggttctattagagtatattatgtgGTTTACAgaaaccacaatcgaaagtaTCGTGGCAGAATTTATTAGGTGCGGGATTCTCGGATTTTTCGAAAGTTATCTGTCTCGTCAAAGATGGACTCGAAGATGGAGGAGGAAAGAGCTGTAGCCGTACTTAAACAGTTTTACTCTAAAGTGCACCAGTCTGGTTTATCGATAGACGCTATGACGCAACAACTTCGAAGTTATCACTTTCTCACACCAGTACACGAAGGCGAACTAGAAGCCTGTGACACACAAGTGAAGAAGACAAGCTATATTATAGATCATGTTGTTAAATATTATCTTGAGGAGGGCGAGGAAAAACCGTTGGATATTTTACTCAAGCTAATTGGAGGGGACGACAATGAATTAACTCTACTTGTTAAAGAACTGAAAAGTTTGTCCAGTGAAAAATCTGTATTGGTGGAGAAATTGACAGCAAATGGTAAGGTTGTTAAAATATTACACACTACGTGTGCACGCAGACATGCTATAAAGGGGTGACACACAAGTACTCACTAGAACTGTAAGTAAATTTACGACCAcggtcaaaggtcaaggccaccaaatttgTACCAAGTCAAGGgcaaaaatttccaacccacaattgaaaaaagtactgaaatatcgtcACAGGTCACACACTGGAAAGGCTCTTGGTCAGAGGTCACAGCAAAATTTTGGCAGGCCAAGACTTTGACtgcagtcgcagatctacctacagtgcatacctacgtgacaccccccTTGTGCTACACATACCTACAGCACACACCTACAGCACAAACACTATTCAAATACACCATCGTAGATACAAGCTGACAAGTTTGCGCTCTCAGAATTATACATTTATTAACTGATGCCCCTCCTTCCTACAGCAGCCAGGGAGTAAAATGGCTGCCTCTGTCATACATGTATATCCTTCATGAGTGACTATGTATGCAGTGTAAACATTTAGTATGCATATCTATGCTAGTTGATTGTATTGTGAATGGTGTATGGTCTGTGGTCCATTTCCACCCCTTTATGGTCATCCTTAGCAATTTTTATTCATTGAAATGATTAGTGAATGCTTTGAATGAATACTTCAGTAGGTGTTTTGTATTGTAGTCACAAGGGGTCTATACTAATTGTGTGGTATGTAATATTTATATGTACCATCAAAACAATAGTGTATGTGGTGCTTGCCATTGAGGGCTTGTTAGGTGTAGTGTTGCTGTCAGTAATATGTTGTTTCTAGATCGgaagaataaaaaagtattacaaAATATTGAATGGTGTTACTTTTATTAGCCCACTCACAGCCCCATTGGTCAtgaagttatagttatatcccgttacgagggtgatatcattgttattacacgagtccgaggcagAGCCGAGgatgagtgtaataacaatgatatacggaatataactattttatatccagtgcgcgggagtgcacAGAAGTTTatggatagtaaattaagttcctgtcactgtgctcaagatttcgtctgAATTGTGTGGGGATTCTACtttgtagctacaagagagaccttgcatactgcctacaaactgtaacgaagggcggtgttacgaagcagcggttccaggtacgattcgccttcgtcagaagttggtatggtggtgtcgcgtggtgtgcaagagaaaaataaagaccaacaagtggctaccttagtccgagatagaacgatgaagctataGGAaattagttcttcaccatagtgaccgttgggagtgattgctggagcaaaaatcgtcacggactattcttgacatttgttaaactatcgtattggtaacttgtagtgttactgtgtaaaggattaacagttttcttgtaagatttagttGTATTGGTATGTTTTGtatccttatttggctctttgttccatcggTAAATAGTagcattcgcggttattatgatgtcacgaatgagactgagtggctcccaacagggtgataagttagttatcaccgggtgataactaatatatcgtacagtagcagcgccgctctgtctagctgtatggtagttataacctaGCGCGGCACTTTggtactcccacgcactgggttTTAATTGAAGTTACTGATGGTACTGCTGTGTTATTATGAAAATGAAACCCTTCATTGCTAAACATGTATGGCATCTGTTTAGGAGGTTAAGTATGGCCATTCATTGGGGGAACAACTTTTTATAGACTTATCCAATGCATCATTAAAGCATTGACAAGCCCACTAACTTCAGTTCTACTTAATCTCATTAGAAAACAAATTACATCTGAATGAATGATCCATTTACAGTGTATGCCAGTACCAGATAAATCCTCCCAGGATGTTTATTTCCTGCACAGTTCATCTTTTAGTATatgtttttttctcttttcaCAACAACATACAAAAAAACTCTTGCATACTTTATAGCCAATTTGCTTAAAATTTGATCGTGTTATTTAGTTGTGTTAAAATCACAGTTACTGAGGTAACATTGTAAAAATGAATTGTGATATTTTTATccaaaaatgttttaaaactaAGTAtatccatgtgttttttttaatCCCCATGCAAACTAACTACCTGATACAGTAGCCGTTAACTTTCAACTAAGGCACTTTACCTTCAGTGCTgtgaaagatcaagatactataatagaacagtcaccaaagGAGCTATTCTTGACTCTACAACTACTTATGTCCCATGTTACCAACTAAACATTTATTGTTAGTAGATATATATGACCgactcagcaaaaacccaacttgttcacacaagttccaatttttttcattttctcagCATTTTCTGCAGTGTCTAAAGAATGGATCACcacaagtttcagccttctgtggtgagcaAAACACATACTTTTgagaacaagtcaggttttgctgagacggtcacatatatagacacCTATTGTTACCTGGAGTCACAAAAAAAATATTACTTATTAATGTGAATGTGAAATAATTGACAACTTGAAATGTCCATCAAAAAACTTTTTAAATGGGCCTTATGTATTTTTAGGACTGGATACACATGTACTGGGCTGGAAACAGTCTCGTAACAACAATCCAGACGTTATCTACACAGCTCTTGAAACCATcattgagctacaactgctgatattTCAAAGTCGTGCATACACAATTTTGTGAAATACATGTACTACGTAGTAGTGATGGTTCTTCAGTACTAGTACTGGAGGTTAGAATTTAGTGATGGGCCAAAAGTATTCTTATTGACATAACCACATAGTCTCATCCCACCCGCCCATTTATACCTGTCTACAGGTCAACAAAGTTTTCACACGTTTTGTATAAACTGGTGCATGTGCAGCCTTCGTAATTTTTAAGGAAGGCagttgtaacttgataatgacaTCTCTAGCATTACACAAGCTCCATTATTGTTATTGAGACTGTTTCTAGCCCAGTCCATGACATACATTGGGCCCTCTAAATTTAAATAAAGTTTGATCAGTGCACGTAATATGAAAGAACTTTtatgatgaaaatttttatgCTGTAATTTTTGTACACATTAGATAAAAGACAGCAAGTTGCTTGAGACTTAGGTGCAATTTGCCATTATGCCAACTGTAAGAAACTCTTATAGAAGCCGGTGAATTTTTGTGTAGGTAAATTTTAGATAAAAATCCATTATAAAATGTTACTTATGCTCAAGAAACTGTTAAGCAAAAGCCAACCATTTGGTAAGCATGagatcaagatatactctagcATGATATAAAAGTACTCTGAGAAGGCAGTCAACAAACAGTCAATAAACCAGATGGgagaaaaataactgttttgtagCATAAAGCATCGGTCGGTCTTATCTAGAATAGAAATGTTAAGTCTATTTGAGGCTTGAATTATGAATACAAAATACAGTAAAAGGAATATGGCCTTTAAAAATGGGCTGTCTGAGAAAGATCTGATATCAAAAGTGGTAGAGAAGAAATGGCTGTACGATATTAAATCTGCATGGcttttagttgttttttttttgttgtttttttttcactAGTCACCATGCAACTTTTTCTTGGCCATTTTAATACCACTTTTTTCACACTAGCTATCATTGAAGCCCCCACTTGTTTTTCACAGCTCAGTTGGTTGTTTCGCATGTACTAAGTAGTATGTGTATTACAGCTACAGTGTAATATCTTGTTGGCATTTTTGTACTAACTGTGTATTGGTTCATGACTGATTGATttctaacaagtacacagaaaattttggaattttcaactagagtagggaccatagcacattgtactgaaacaagctggagttgtgcacgatattaaatcacagtaaaacaataagaagtgctatatccctactttgcatttccattatagtatcttgagcacaatagggatataacacttcttattattttactgtgatttaatatcgtgcactactccagcttgtttcagtactttttatcgatgtgttatggtccctactctagttgaaaattccaaatttttctgagtacttgtttattaacttttttgtaaataaattattatgactggtgaacccacgcataccgcatctgaaatgacaCTGCACatcccaattattgtctgaaaagtgaagtatcctttatgcttcgttgtcagctatgttcaatgcgTTACGCAGctttttgaatcaagaactgttcgaaaagcacctctgcaatccacgcataccaaaagaaagaaatggtgccacgcgccccagttatgtcaattatcgtctgaaaagtgaagtatccattatgcttctttgttggctatgttcgcccattacacagcagtacgaatcaagaactgtttgaaaagcgccTCTGCTATcagaatagccactatgaaaaatattgtTTTTTTatattccatagcaacttgttgaaagcaatctgaaaacttgtttgggcttagttttacttaaccaatactgcctcatcgtcatcagggaaaattgaggctggttttttgggtgatgttatcgagtgggccatgcctactcctttgtggtccctactatacagtactatcgtactgtatgacacAGAAATTAAACACATTACTTACATAACACCGTATGTTAGCTGATGTGGCTCTTGCAAAAGCTGGAGATGTTCTCTGTTGTTGTAATAGTTTTAGCACATAGTAGTTAGTTTGTATTTGTTAGCAATAAGTATTTATAGTTATATGATAGCAGGGGATGAGACAGATGGAGGTGATGATGAAATAGATGGTGCAGTAAAGAAGATGGTTGGTTCTTTGTTTAAGAAGAAAAAGGATAAAGACACTGTACCAAATAAAAGGATCTCAGACTCACTATTTAGACCTGATGCTAAACGTGACTACACCAACATTACAGGAGCTGTTAACATTGTTGATGGCTACAAGCCAGGTATGAGGCGTTCTCTAGGATTAGGTAGTCCATGGCTTTTAGCTAAAGGAGCAGGAGATGAACTGTTTGTCCGTGACCACCACACAAGCCAAGTGATAGTTTTCACTCATCAGCTTAAGTACTCACATGCTATTGGCACTGAAGGAGAACTTAAATCTATAGGCGGTATAGCTGTGAATGATGAGACCAAAGAGGTATATGTTGCAGACCAGATATTACACTGTGTAAGGAAGTTTACACTAGGTGGGAAATTCATCTATCAGATAGGCTATAAGGGGACTGCAGAAGGAGAGTTTAGGTCACCCTGTGGTATCTTGTTGTCTGCCATTGAATCACTATTTGTCTGTGATAGCAACAATCACAGGATCCAAGTGTTTCACAATGATGTGTTCACATATACATTTGGTCAGCATGGTACAGAGCCTGGAAAATTTGACAAACCTGAAGACCTTGCCATGAACTACCACCAAGACAAGTTGTTTGTGACTAGTGATAACAGAGTCCAAGTGTTCACTCTAAGTGGACAATTCCTTGAAGTGTTTGGCAATTTTAGTGGCATCCCGTATAAACTACAGTCTCCAACTGGTATATACTGTACTACTGATGGTCATGTACTGATCAGTTCTTATGGCACCCATTGTGTTCTAGTGTTTAGAGAAGATGGTACTTTTGTGTCCATCATCAAAGGCACCCATCAAGGGAAGGAACAGTTTGTTTTCCCAGCTGGTGTGCTGGTAATGAGCAATGGAAATGTCGTGGTTGCCGGTAGTGGCAATCATCAGCTAGCAGTGTTTTAGCTGCTTTgtatgtttttgttttttataAACACCATCATCATGTAGATTATTAACATAACTGTTTATTTAAAAGCTGTAGATTTTATAACATTTAGTATTGTGTATATAGATTCAAGATTAACTTCACTGATGTATGTTTTAATGTCTTTATTCTTTTTAGTTAAATGACCTTGCAATAAATATATACTCTGATTTTACCATGTTGAGTGTGGTTTTAAGTAAGACCTACACTCCACCAGCCAATGTTGGAAGTCAAATTACGGTAATCTATTGGCAGTATATACTAGGTTGTGTAGAAGActatattatactgtagttgtcattttaaaagttactaaCCCTAATGTAAAAACTTAAGTATTGATAGTGAATAACATGATGCGTTGCAGAAAATAATTACGAGtgttgtacaataataatagttGCCTTCCACAACTGGCTGAAGTCATTTCTCACAGCTGCTGTATAGTAAATAATGACTTGACAACTATAACTATCAGAAATTGTCAACACCTGCAGCTACACTATAGTTCCTACTTCAATCTTATACACCCTTGTCAATATAGTGTATAGCCATGACTAAAGTGTCCACtagctgcaggtgtatatagatattgtttcattgatttttgtttctatgatccttaactccaatgtaaaattttacacttgtttaacatgatttatgactggtgaaccaatgcGTAGCCATCAAAAGTAAGAATTCATGGCACCATTTGGTCTTGAAAgaaactaatagctatatagcatgtACTGTGATAAAAGAAATTTTGTTAGTACTCAGTACATTGTCGCAACTAAGATTGTGTATTTAATAGTGACCAGCTTTGTAGTGTCTGACATCAATTTACGTCACTAAAGATATTAGCCTAGTCAGTGGAATATAGTGAGCAAAGTGTCTTGTGCAATGGAGTCCAACACAACAGTGCCAAATGGATTAGGGGAGGAAGACATCTATAATGTTACATATCTGTTGTATGTGATCTACCTCAAGTTATTTATGCTGTTATTGCTACGTAGGTTGCCTCATAATCATCTCAAGTTTGCTGGTCATCTTTGTCATTCTAAAGGATAGGACACCAACAATCTATTGATTGTCAATCTACTGGTTTGTGATTTCTTGCTTGGTTTAATAATTATGGTGTAGTAGCAACATGTATTTAATAGCTATAAGCATCTTCTTGATCTTGATACAGGTTATTATTGTGATGTTATTGTTCCTGGAAATCTCATGTTGGCAAATGCAGACAGACTTATGGTTCTACCTCTGACCATTTATACAGCTATAGCACTGAATTCATCCTCAATGAAAAGCATGCACTTGTGGTATGTAGCTAAACTACTCGTATGGCAAACAATATTATATTTCCTGGAGCAAAATGGTATATTCATACCTCATGTAATTATATACCATTAAGTACAGTAACCATAGTCACCATCCAATAATAGTGTGACATCATCATCAGGTTTATCAGCAATGGATGTCACTCATATAAAGACATTTATGATAGTTGTAATAACACATGCATATGTGATTTACCTGATGTATACACGCAAGCACGAGGGAAGCAGGCCTGGATACAAGTGTGTATACATCGGGCAAGTCAATTAaatgtgcccatgttacaactaatatattccacttagCTGCAAACTGCAAGCATGCTTCACAAAGTGAATTTAATAGCTTTAAATCTTTAAAATTACATACTATAGGATAGGAACTGACAGTTTGTATTACTAAGTATAGCTCTTAGGTATATGCCCCTCATATTATAGTAATTATGTGTTTTATAGGATTCATCTCAATATATGTTGTCCTCCGGTGAGTGATATAATACTTAAATATCTGTGTTTATTTTAAACATAGATATGTACTGGCTCTAACACCCCCATATATCCCTATAGAAGATGATAAAGTGTTTATCAAGTGGAATTCATCAGCCTGGATGTTATATCTAATTATGCATTATCTCCATGGCTGTGTTCTATATAGGTAGCTGCATTGGTAATCTGTTTATCAATAATGAACCACTGCATGGTCATGGCCTTTGCCAATCCTCCAGCCATTAGATTGGTTGCATATCCATCTTCTTGTAGCTTCAGTTCTGCTGTACGGGGGAGTAGGAAGAAGAGAAGTACAAGGTGGTTCTGCTGCTTCACAGAGCCATGTCAATTCAAATTTTTGTGTTAATTCTACACACCATTGATTAATATACCTGCATGTATGTGCAGTTGTGCATGCACACTGGTATCTGTTGTGTTGCATATAGTGCTCAGTTTGCGCTATGGCCATGGTTAACTCTTTGTGTAGCTGATGCACAGCATTACTGCAGTGTGTTGCACTCTTGCTAATATGATTTTCTATTCCAACAACTCAAACCTTTTGGAGACAGCTGGTCATTCAAGGCTCTCCTTTGTTGTAACACTTTACCCATGAGTATAATCACACACAGGTAGAAGTGCATTACAGCTACAGTTCTAGCAGGGATCAAAGCTACAAATCAAATTAGCATTGCATAAGAAAAAACTCTACTGTAATCTTTTAGTATACATAACATAAACACCTTTAATGAGCAATAACATTAATCGTGTTGATTTACAAGTAACTTCAGTTCACTGTCTTTAACACAATCACTTGGGCTTTGTTTGTTGCAGCAACTGTAAGCAATCACCTTCTCTCTTATTTCCTTGTTGTACAATCCATAGCAAAGAGAGTGGACCAATATTTCACATAGTGTCAAGGGGAGAGATACTATTTCTGCAATTTCAAATTGCTTTACTGGTGTGGCATAGCTATACCTCTTATAATACTCTTCAGCCTGCTACTGATGTCGGAGATTCAATCGGGTGCTGGTCATACATGCTATTTTGAAGCTGACCATGCTTAAAAAGTCAGACACTTCTGATTTTGAGAGTTGAGTATATATGCTATTTTTAAAACTAAGAAACTGGACAAACTTAGCTAGCTACTCCCTAAAAAATGaaatgtgctttgcacacaaatATCAGTGGTGACATGGCCCCAAAGCTTGTACCATTGTGAGGCATATGTGAGCTTGATTTTTAGAGTGTAGGTTCTTGGATATTGAATAGTTCATTAGATAGCAAGCTTGCATGCGCAACCCTGGAAAAATTGTCAGAGATTGAATTGAGATTAATGATGGTTTTGTGTgccatagctagctatctgATAACCCCAGGTCACTCACAAATTTAGAATTTTAAGGGGTCCTTCCTAGAATAATGGTGAAacgttttttttgtttttttcgcGAAATCCTCGTCTACTACTGGAAGGGGCGCTTATGATCCTAATCTATAAGCGCCACCCTGGGACTAAAGACTGGGTGCGGGGACTGGGTGCTAGATGGAAAGAAATGTTGAGGATAACTCTTCTAAATCCAGGTTGCTACGTGAACAGTCATTGTACACTTTAGTGGCTCTTCCAATAGAGTTGTTAGTGTATGTTTTCTCTTTTGTGACTAGCGCCCGTGACAAAGTGAAATTGCGTTATGTGTCACAACGATCACGAGCAGCAGTAGAGACTCCGTCATTGTGGAGGGACTTTACGTGGTCACATTTTGATTTTCGAGAAGAGCGTTCAATCAAGAGCGTGTTTAAGTCGTGTGGTGGACACGTGAAACGGTTATCATTTCCGGACTTCGTGATACCTGTCAAATTGTTCCAACATTGTAGTAACGTAGTACAGCTATGTTTACCATCAGCTAAGCTGACTGTTAACCAACTAAGGACAGCTATGCAGTATATGAAAACCCTACAGTATTTAGATATTTCATGGACACCAAGAAATGAAATAAAAGGTCTGCTTTTGATTAGTACCAACCTCAAAGAACTAACAATCAGGGAGCAAGTGAAAGGTTCATCATTTCACACTGCATTTCTTGTTGTGTTGCTGAATGAGTGGGCATTATTAAGGCTAACGCCATATACATTAAACATTGTTAGTAGCATTTTGTCCTCTGTGAGAGATGCACTTGGACAGTGGATGCCTTCTAGACCTAGTTCAGCTGATCACACTAGTTATCTTAAAGTGTACAAAAACTATGAAGTCTTTCTTGGTTTAGCACCTACATTTCCTGCATTCCAATTGCAGTTTGTCGGCCAGAATTGCACCATTCCGTATGTAGCTGCCAGGAATTACGGGTTGTTAGGATTAGATAGTGATAGTTTAGTATTATCTGATCGTACTGTTGGTGATGGTAAGGTAGTAGTACACAAGGCCATTGTGATGGGCAGTGGTAGTGTACAAACCGGTCCTTTGAACATTAACAATATTGAGTTTGTAACATACTTTGATGCTGCACAATCTGACTTTTACTCTGGACATATAGAACAACTAGCTATTGCTTGTCCCAACTTGCAACAGCTAAACTTAATGCACAATGTTAACTGTTTGAAAAACTTACAAGGTTTACGTGCAGTTGCTACTTTTTGTAAAAACCTAGCAGGTCTAAACATAGTTGGAATTTCAGTTAAAGAAGTGGAGTGTTGTGTAAAACTGTGGGAAATTTTAGTTGACTTACAGCTGACTTATCTAGCAATTGAATTATGTTGTTTGCTATGTTTTGAAGGAAATGATCAAACTAAGCAGATCATTATCGGTCTATACCAGAAATGTTTAAAGATGAAGGCACTGGAATCTTACTATGAGAATAATTGTACCAATTGTATTGAAAACGAACAATCATTGCAGCTGTCAAACTTTCCATCACTCATCCTTTGCATTACGAAACTTATTGATATTGTTGACATTTCTGAAAAGCTGAGGTATTTGAAGTATACTGGTGGAAATATGTATAATTCTTGGTCAATAGCAAATTGCAACTTGGAACAGTTGTGCATTTTATCAGATCAGTTAGCTCTTCCTGACAGTTTCATGAACACAATATCTGCgcatggtggactggtacatgtaattttgagcataaacTTTGTCACTCAAACTGGTATTGCCGCTCTAATAGAAAATTCTCCAAGCCTCATAACTTGCCATGTTCATATACGAACTGGTGCTGTTTGGTGTATTTTATTTAATCCAAAAGATTTCAGATCAAGACTAGAGAAGAAGTATTCTCATAGGAAATTAttcttgtgtggtagttaccgTTTGGTAAAAGGAATGATGAGTTTTCATGAGCTCCATGATTTGATGAGGCAGCAAACTATGGACCTTGCTTCATTATGGACCTACTGAACATAAAATGTAATTTATATGTCTTCATATACATGTCTTTGATTAACAATTCGGCAGACCATATATGAAAAGGGGCCTTAAATCCCACACACAtgcaattctatgaacttggaagaccataacttagtgttcaggTAACATGATATTTTCACCATTCATCAACCTATGTttgtgctcactactgatcaaaatAACATTTTCCAATCTCAGGTTAtgaagttggtaaattggatgtgcgTGGAAGACCCATTTTCGCAAGTCTGGTCACAATTAGTGATTGCTAATTTCCCTTTATACATTCCAGCAATTATCACATCATCAAGCCTATTTGTGATGCTTGATTTCTTCTCCATGGTTTAGCTATACCTGTCACAAAATAAGCAGCTCTATGCTGGACTATCTCATCAAGATATATATAGGGGCTGGTGGTAAGGATCCCATATAAAAGACTGCAGATGAGAAATAAAGAAGGTAGGAAAGAGTACTTGTATAtgtcaattcttggttggtaggGTACTAGTTT
This genomic interval carries:
- the LOC136255756 gene encoding uncharacterized protein isoform X2, coding for MDSKMEEERAVAVLKQFYSKVHQSGLSIDAMTQQLRSYHFLTPVHEGELEACDTQVKKTSYIIDHVVKYYLEEGEEKPLDILLKLIGGDDNELTLLVKELKSLSSEKSVLVEKLTANGDETDGGDDEIDGAVKKMVGSLFKKKKDKDTVPNKRISDSLFRPDAKRDYTNITGAVNIVDGYKPGMRRSLGLGSPWLLAKGAGDELFVRDHHTSQVIVFTHQLKYSHAIGTEGELKSIGGIAVNDETKEVYVADQILHCVRKFTLGGKFIYQIGYKGTAEGEFRSPCGILLSAIESLFVCDSNNHRIQVFHNDVFTYTFGQHGTEPGKFDKPEDLAMNYHQDKLFVTSDNRVQVFTLSGQFLEVFGNFSGIPYKLQSPTGIYCTTDGHVLISSYGTHCVLVFREDGTFVSIIKGTHQGKEQFVFPAGVLVMSNGNVVVAGSGNHQLAVF
- the LOC136255756 gene encoding uncharacterized protein isoform X1 codes for the protein MDSKMEEERAVAVLKQFYSKVHQSGLSIDAMTQQLRSYHFLTPVHEGELEACDTQVKKTSYIIDHVVKYYLEEGEEKPLDILLKLIGGDDNELTLLVKELKSLSSEKSVLVEKLTANAGDETDGGDDEIDGAVKKMVGSLFKKKKDKDTVPNKRISDSLFRPDAKRDYTNITGAVNIVDGYKPGMRRSLGLGSPWLLAKGAGDELFVRDHHTSQVIVFTHQLKYSHAIGTEGELKSIGGIAVNDETKEVYVADQILHCVRKFTLGGKFIYQIGYKGTAEGEFRSPCGILLSAIESLFVCDSNNHRIQVFHNDVFTYTFGQHGTEPGKFDKPEDLAMNYHQDKLFVTSDNRVQVFTLSGQFLEVFGNFSGIPYKLQSPTGIYCTTDGHVLISSYGTHCVLVFREDGTFVSIIKGTHQGKEQFVFPAGVLVMSNGNVVVAGSGNHQLAVF